One genomic region from Octopus sinensis linkage group LG13, ASM634580v1, whole genome shotgun sequence encodes:
- the LOC118765859 gene encoding zinc finger protein 726-like, whose protein sequence is MMENELCGENIKCESESTRTGFIDEKPMDVCNPSYQCDFCKKSFSGKGDLITHTYIHTGEKLFQCDICGKSFSGKSILTRHIRIHTGEKPYQCNVCGKSFTHTAALIRHIRIHTGEKPFQCEICGKSFSLNSNLRKHKRIHTGEKPYQCEICGKSFSNPDSLSKHKLIHTGENPYHCSICGKSFCASSRLAAHRRIHTGDKPCHCDICGKSFFMMYDLILHKRTHTGEKPYYCDICGKSFSVNGNLTRHKRIHTEEKPFQCYIRDKSVSQFNSLTQHKFAHTGEKPYQCDICGKSVSQFNSLTRHKFAHTGEKPYHCDICGKSFLNSNSLSTHKRVHTGEKPYHCDICGKSFSVNSNLNQHKSIHTGEKPYRCDICGKSFSQNIHLSGHKYVHTGEKPYHCDICSKPFSHNSTLTAHRRIHTGEKPFRCDICGKTFTQSSHVTVHKRTHREEKS, encoded by the coding sequence atgatggAAAATGAATTGTGTGGGGAGAATATTAAATGTGAATCAGAGTCTACAAGGACTGGTTTTATTGATGAGAAGCCAATGGATGTATGTAACCCATCTTATCAATGTGATTTCTGTAAGAAGTCATTCTCCGGAAAAGGTGACCTTAtaactcatacatatattcatacaggagagaaactgttccagtgtgatatctgtggtaaatcgttctctggAAAAAGCATTCTCACtagacacatacgtattcatacaggagagaaaccatatcaatgtaatgtttgtggtaaatcattcactcatacAGCTGCTTTAATtagacacatacgtattcatacaggagagaaaccattccaatgtgaaatctgtggtaaatcattctctctaaatAGCAACCTACGtaaacacaaacgtatccatacaggagagaaaccgtaccaatgtgaaatctgtggtaaatcattctctaatccAGATAGTTTGAGTAAACACAAACTTATTCACACGGGAGAGAATCCATATCATTGTTctatctgtggcaaatcttttTGTGCAAGCAGTCGCTTAGCAGCACACAgacgaattcatacaggagataagccatgtcactgtgatatctgtggcaaatcattttttATGATGTATGATTTAATtttacacaaacgtacacatacaggagagaagccatactactgtgatatctgtggtaaatcattttctgtaaaTGGCAATCTAACtcgacacaagcgtattcatacagaagAGAAACCATTCCAATGTTATATCCGTGATAAATCAGTCTCTCAATTTAACAGTCTAACTCAACATAAATTtgctcatacaggagagaagccatatcagtgtgatatctgtggtaaatcagtCTCTCAATTTAACAGTCTAACTCGACATAAATTtgctcacacaggagagaagccatatcactgtgatatctgtggtaaatcattccttaACAGTAACTCTCTAAGTacgcacaagcgtgttcatacaggagagaagccatatcactgtgatatctgtggtaaatcattctcagtgAATAGCAATCTAAACCAACACAAaagcattcacacaggagagaaaccatatcgttgtgatatctgtggtaaatcattctctcaaaatatccATCTATCTGGTCACAAatatgttcatacaggagagaagccatatcattgtgatatctgtagtaaaccATTCTCTCACAATAGCACTTTAACTGCACATAGACGtatacatacaggagagaaaccatttcgctgtgatatctgtggtaaaacattcacaCAAAGTAGCCATGTAACTGTACACAAACGAACACATAGAGAAGAGAAGTCATGA